A stretch of Ectothiorhodospiraceae bacterium BW-2 DNA encodes these proteins:
- a CDS encoding IS91 family transposase, whose protein sequence is MAAQTPGCIPAPYRARRPADTPLYRVVQNHLETFLALCHDDWEQERVSPHAERELRRFLECGILAYGFARARCDECGHDFLIAFSCKGRGVCPSCNTRRMAETAAHLTDHVLPRLPVRQWVLSLPKRLRYHLQHDRKALSSALRIFLDAVEQHLREQSPGAGPKARTGAVAFIHRFGSSLNEHTHFHVVFIDGIFEPDPEQGVHFIEVEELDADDAEAVQTQIRRRILRAFVRRGLLEKADRQEMEQWDHGGGFSLDASVRIEAHDRRGMERLLRYCARPPFAADRLEEIDAQRLIYHLSKPGPDGQTQIILSPLELIGRIAALVPPPRQHRHRYYGVLAPNSPLRPAVTALAPEPVAAEPETKPAVETAADDPPVAIGRSPARYLWAMLLARIYEAFPLTCPQCGAEMQIIAFITEAVEVRAILEHIGEPAAPPRIASARGPPEWYEESVEDAIDAEDSLQGDPLAQPEPEYEYDQRVSW, encoded by the coding sequence ATGGCCGCCCAAACGCCGGGATGCATCCCAGCCCCCTACCGAGCGCGTCGGCCCGCCGACACCCCGCTGTATCGGGTGGTGCAAAACCACCTAGAGACCTTCCTTGCCCTGTGCCATGACGACTGGGAGCAGGAGCGAGTCTCCCCTCACGCCGAACGGGAACTACGCCGATTTCTGGAGTGCGGTATCCTCGCCTATGGGTTCGCCCGCGCCCGCTGTGACGAATGCGGCCATGATTTCCTGATTGCCTTCTCCTGCAAAGGGCGGGGCGTCTGCCCTTCGTGCAACACCCGGCGGATGGCGGAGACCGCTGCTCACCTCACCGATCATGTCCTGCCCCGGCTGCCGGTACGCCAATGGGTGCTCTCCCTGCCCAAGCGGCTGCGCTACCACCTCCAGCACGACCGCAAGGCGCTCAGCAGCGCTTTGCGCATCTTCCTCGATGCCGTCGAGCAACACTTGCGCGAACAGAGCCCTGGGGCAGGTCCGAAGGCGCGAACCGGCGCGGTGGCGTTCATCCACCGATTCGGCTCTTCACTCAACGAACACACGCATTTCCATGTCGTCTTCATCGACGGCATTTTCGAACCCGACCCGGAGCAGGGCGTACACTTCATCGAAGTGGAGGAACTCGATGCGGACGACGCCGAGGCGGTGCAGACCCAAATCCGCCGCCGCATCTTGCGGGCGTTCGTGCGGCGGGGATTGCTGGAAAAGGCAGATCGCCAGGAGATGGAGCAGTGGGATCACGGCGGCGGGTTCTCCCTCGACGCCAGCGTGCGGATCGAGGCACACGACCGGCGAGGCATGGAGCGTCTGCTGCGCTACTGCGCCCGCCCGCCTTTCGCCGCCGACCGACTGGAGGAGATCGATGCCCAGCGGTTGATCTACCACCTGTCCAAGCCCGGCCCGGACGGGCAAACCCAGATCATCCTCTCGCCGCTCGAACTGATCGGGCGCATCGCCGCCCTGGTTCCGCCGCCCAGGCAACACCGGCATCGCTACTACGGCGTGCTCGCCCCCAACTCACCACTGCGGCCGGCGGTAACCGCCCTCGCGCCCGAGCCCGTGGCGGCGGAGCCTGAAACGAAACCGGCGGTAGAGACGGCAGCGGACGACCCTCCGGTGGCTATCGGGCGATCCCCCGCCCGCTACCTCTGGGCCATGCTGCTGGCTCGCATTTACGAAGCGTTCCCTTTGACCTGCCCCCAGTGCGGGGCCGAGATGCAGATCATCGCCTTCATCACCGAGGCCGTGGAGGTGCGGGCTATCCTGGAGCACATCGGCGAACCCGCCGCCCCGCCACGAATCGCCTCCGCCAGGGGACCGCCAGAGTGGTACGAAGAGTCCGTGGAGGACGCCATCGACGCCGAGGATTCCCTTCAGGGCGACCCTCTCGCCCAGCCCGAGCCGGAGTACGAATACGATCAACGAGTCTCCTGGTAG
- a CDS encoding histidine phosphatase family protein, giving the protein MLTDETDKPRLLSLLRHAKSDWESGAQSDHQRPLAKRGRRDAPLMGGWLECSGLVPQQVLCSTALRAQQSWALVANELRSPPPSQCNDLLYGASVEEVISLLQQQPDSVRHLLLVGHEPTWSMLASYLMGGGTIRVPTAALVTLQLATPSWRTIGPNGAWLQSLMIPKMIKGCRGR; this is encoded by the coding sequence GTGTTAACTGACGAGACTGATAAGCCGCGACTACTCTCACTACTACGACACGCCAAGTCGGACTGGGAGAGTGGGGCGCAGAGCGATCACCAACGCCCACTGGCTAAACGGGGCCGAAGAGATGCGCCACTCATGGGGGGCTGGCTAGAGTGTAGTGGCCTAGTTCCGCAGCAGGTGCTCTGCTCGACGGCGCTTAGAGCGCAGCAGAGCTGGGCTTTGGTCGCCAACGAGCTGCGCTCTCCACCGCCATCTCAATGCAATGATCTGCTCTATGGCGCGTCAGTGGAGGAGGTGATATCGCTGCTACAGCAGCAGCCCGATTCGGTGCGCCATCTACTCCTAGTTGGCCACGAACCGACCTGGTCGATGCTGGCTAGCTATTTAATGGGCGGCGGGACGATAAGAGTCCCCACCGCCGCGCTGGTGACCCTACAGCTAGCGACCCCCTCATGGCGCACGATTGGGCCGAACGGGGCGTGGCTACAGAGTCTGATGATCCCTAAGATGATTAAAGGGTGCCGAGGCCGCTAG
- a CDS encoding (Fe-S)-binding protein yields MMQRSELLAAIDQCVLCGLCLPHCPTFLAEGREPESPRGRLMLLQAVAKGEIAPTEVDQTALNHCLLCRNCETHCPSQVRYSEIVVAARASILPLPADGGRERLLDAVAHPRSLALLGQMGQWYQKSGLQRVVRRRGWVRGELARLESLLPDYRPLPLEPLPQPSTQQGRVALFRGCMGNQLEPVALEAAKRLLQSCGFEVVEFTQPQCCGALHSHAGEIEQGDRLALATLAQLERSGADWLVGVSSSCIAQLLSFAALDKITTVEALLLRYWPNAWQPAPLSGSYALHTPCSNRNRLNNSAEAVELLTKIPQLVWQRLPVDGCCGAGGSHLLSDPEHAASFAIAPLQWLQQQPLGAIISTNIGCTLHLGAEARRRGVEIALYHPLELLLRSLLNSPSLPPH; encoded by the coding sequence ATGATGCAGCGCAGCGAGTTATTAGCAGCGATAGATCAGTGTGTTCTCTGTGGCCTCTGCCTACCCCACTGCCCCACCTTTCTGGCCGAGGGGCGAGAGCCGGAGTCGCCGCGAGGGCGTTTGATGCTGCTACAGGCGGTGGCTAAGGGGGAGATCGCCCCAACCGAGGTCGATCAAACTGCCCTAAACCACTGCCTACTCTGTCGTAACTGCGAGACCCATTGCCCCTCACAAGTCCGATATAGTGAGATTGTGGTGGCGGCTAGAGCCTCTATCCTACCCCTGCCGGCCGATGGGGGCAGGGAGCGGCTCTTAGACGCCGTAGCGCACCCCCGCTCTCTGGCGCTATTAGGTCAGATGGGGCAGTGGTACCAAAAGAGTGGTCTGCAACGGGTGGTTCGTAGGCGGGGATGGGTGAGAGGGGAGCTAGCGCGGTTAGAGTCGCTGCTACCCGACTACCGCCCACTTCCCCTAGAGCCACTTCCGCAACCCTCGACTCAACAGGGTCGAGTGGCACTGTTTCGCGGCTGTATGGGGAACCAGCTAGAGCCGGTGGCATTAGAGGCGGCAAAGCGGCTGCTACAGAGCTGCGGCTTTGAGGTGGTGGAGTTTACCCAGCCCCAGTGCTGTGGCGCCCTGCATAGCCATGCCGGTGAGATAGAGCAGGGAGATAGGTTAGCGCTAGCGACCCTAGCGCAGTTAGAGCGAAGTGGAGCTGACTGGCTAGTCGGGGTGAGTAGTAGCTGTATCGCGCAGCTACTATCCTTTGCCGCGCTTGATAAAATCACGACAGTCGAGGCGCTGCTGCTACGATACTGGCCTAATGCGTGGCAGCCGGCCCCGCTGTCGGGCAGCTACGCCCTTCATACCCCGTGCAGTAACCGTAACCGTCTAAATAACAGTGCCGAGGCGGTGGAGTTACTGACGAAGATTCCGCAGCTAGTTTGGCAGAGGCTGCCTGTCGATGGGTGCTGTGGGGCGGGAGGAAGCCATCTTCTATCCGATCCCGAGCATGCCGCTAGTTTTGCGATCGCCCCACTGCAGTGGCTACAGCAGCAGCCGTTAGGCGCGATTATCAGCACCAATATCGGCTGTACCCTCCATCTAGGTGCCGAGGCACGCCGACGGGGGGTTGAGATTGCGCTCTACCATCCGCTAGAGCTGCTACTGCGCTCACTACTTAACTCGCCCTCTCTTCCCCCCCATTAA
- a CDS encoding ribonuclease G, translated as MSEELLINVTPEETRVAYVENGVLQEVHIERCKKRGLVGNIYRGRICRVLPGMQAAFVDINLERTAFLHASDLLLNRERAEFNGEGVPSIRQLLHDGEEIIVQVAKDPLGSKGARLTTQLSIPSRFLVYLPGSRQIGVSQRIEDESERDRLRRLIRTVVDESGTLKGGFIVRTAADGVTESALRQDIKFLQRLWSSIEENIAATTGPTLLHEDMPLVMRTMRDLATEEIEKIRIDSQITYDKVIKFASRLIPELGDRIVPYTGERPLFDLHGVEDEIQRALGRKVELKSGGYLIVDQTEAMTTIDVNTGAFVGHRNLEETIFKTNLEATAALARQLRLRNLGGIIIIDFIDMNELEHRRQVLRTLERALERDHAKTHISDVSPLGLVQMTRKRTRESLEQVLCEECPVCGGRGKVKTAESVCYEIFREIMREAKAYDTPSLLVLAAPEVIDVLEDDLSTALAELEEFVEREIRLQAELLYSREQFDIVLM; from the coding sequence ATGAGCGAAGAGTTACTAATCAATGTGACCCCCGAGGAGACGCGGGTGGCCTATGTCGAAAATGGCGTGTTGCAGGAGGTTCACATTGAGCGCTGTAAAAAGCGCGGTCTGGTGGGCAATATCTATCGCGGTCGTATCTGTCGGGTTCTGCCCGGAATGCAGGCGGCGTTTGTCGATATCAATCTGGAGCGCACCGCCTTTTTGCACGCCTCAGATCTACTTCTGAACCGCGAGCGGGCAGAGTTTAACGGCGAGGGGGTACCGTCGATTCGACAGTTACTGCACGATGGTGAGGAGATTATTGTCCAAGTGGCCAAAGATCCCTTAGGGAGCAAGGGGGCGCGGTTGACAACCCAGCTCTCGATTCCGTCCCGTTTTCTAGTCTATCTGCCGGGGAGTCGGCAGATTGGGGTCTCACAACGAATTGAGGATGAGAGTGAGCGAGATCGGCTGAGGCGGCTAATTCGTACAGTCGTCGATGAGAGCGGTACCCTAAAGGGGGGCTTTATTGTCCGTACTGCCGCCGATGGGGTGACGGAGAGTGCTCTTAGGCAGGATATTAAGTTTCTGCAACGGCTCTGGAGCTCCATTGAGGAGAATATCGCCGCCACAACCGGCCCGACGCTACTGCATGAGGATATGCCGCTAGTGATGCGCACCATGCGTGATCTGGCCACTGAAGAGATCGAGAAGATTCGTATCGACTCCCAAATTACCTACGATAAGGTGATTAAATTTGCCTCTCGGCTCATTCCTGAGCTAGGGGATAGGATCGTCCCCTATACCGGTGAGCGACCGCTGTTTGATCTCCATGGGGTTGAAGATGAGATTCAGCGGGCGCTAGGGCGCAAGGTTGAGCTTAAATCGGGCGGCTATCTGATTGTCGATCAGACCGAAGCGATGACGACAATCGATGTCAATACCGGTGCCTTTGTGGGCCATCGTAATCTGGAAGAGACGATCTTTAAAACCAATTTGGAGGCGACGGCGGCCTTAGCACGGCAGCTACGGCTGCGCAACTTGGGCGGCATTATTATTATCGATTTTATCGATATGAATGAGCTGGAGCATCGGCGGCAGGTGTTACGCACTCTGGAGCGGGCGTTAGAGCGCGATCATGCGAAGACCCATATTAGCGATGTCTCGCCGTTAGGATTGGTGCAGATGACCCGTAAACGCACGCGCGAGAGTCTAGAGCAGGTGCTGTGTGAGGAGTGTCCTGTCTGTGGCGGTCGTGGCAAGGTGAAAACAGCCGAGTCGGTCTGTTACGAAATTTTTCGCGAAATTATGCGTGAGGCCAAAGCCTACGATACCCCAAGCCTGTTGGTTCTTGCGGCACCTGAGGTTATCGATGTACTCGAAGACGATCTCTCTACCGCGTTAGCGGAGCTAGAGGAGTTTGTCGAGCGCGAAATTCGACTGCAAGCCGAGCTACTCTATAGTCGCGAGCAGTTCGATATAGTCCTCATGTAA
- a CDS encoding septum formation inhibitor Maf, with product MTVTSALSLILASASPRRAELLTQIGVSFRQQVSKIDETPRRGESPASYVERMALNKARVVEGAFPRHLVLGADTAIVVGEGEILGKPKDRRDFMQMMARLSGREHQVMTAVALVSNNFDRVERVVSRVKFTELSEPLMEAYWQSGEPRDKAGGYAIQGRGALFVEQLHGSYSNVVGLPLFETARLLQQFGFPILGEHGSKVY from the coding sequence GTGACAGTGACCAGTGCGTTGTCGTTAATTCTCGCTTCGGCATCGCCTCGTCGTGCGGAACTGTTAACCCAAATCGGCGTGTCGTTTCGGCAACAGGTTAGCAAAATTGATGAGACGCCCCGCCGTGGCGAGTCGCCCGCTAGTTACGTAGAGCGTATGGCGCTTAATAAGGCGAGAGTGGTCGAGGGGGCCTTTCCGCGCCATCTGGTGCTAGGTGCCGATACGGCGATCGTGGTGGGTGAGGGGGAGATCCTCGGTAAGCCGAAAGATAGGCGCGACTTTATGCAGATGATGGCGCGGCTGTCGGGGCGAGAGCATCAGGTGATGACCGCCGTGGCGCTCGTATCGAACAATTTTGATCGGGTAGAGCGGGTCGTGAGTCGGGTGAAGTTTACCGAACTGAGTGAGCCGCTCATGGAGGCCTACTGGCAGAGTGGTGAGCCGCGAGATAAGGCGGGGGGCTACGCGATTCAGGGGCGAGGAGCGCTATTTGTCGAGCAACTACACGGTAGCTACTCCAATGTGGTGGGCCTACCGCTGTTTGAGACAGCGCGACTGCTACAGCAGTTCGGGTTTCCGATTTTGGGCGAACATGGCAGTAAAGTCTATTAA
- the rlmH gene encoding 23S rRNA (pseudouridine(1915)-N(3))-methyltransferase RlmH codes for MNLYLISVANRAEAWVEAGYAHYARRLQREVNLILKVLPLPKRSQKGDIERLKRQEAGLIEAALPPRAHTVALEVEGQRWSTEQLASQLAQWQQLARPVALIVGGPDGIESELSRGCQQSWSLSPLTLPHPLVRIVVAEQLYRAWSLLNNHPYHRL; via the coding sequence ATGAATCTCTACCTTATTAGTGTGGCGAACCGAGCTGAGGCGTGGGTTGAGGCCGGTTATGCCCACTACGCCCGCAGACTACAGCGCGAGGTCAATTTGATCCTAAAGGTGCTACCGCTCCCTAAACGGAGTCAAAAGGGCGACATTGAGCGACTGAAACGGCAGGAGGCGGGGCTCATTGAGGCGGCACTCCCCCCCCGTGCCCATACCGTGGCGCTAGAGGTGGAGGGTCAGCGCTGGAGTACCGAGCAGCTAGCCTCACAGCTAGCGCAGTGGCAGCAGTTGGCGCGACCGGTGGCGCTGATTGTCGGCGGGCCAGATGGTATTGAGTCTGAGCTATCGCGTGGTTGTCAGCAGAGCTGGTCACTCTCGCCGCTCACGCTGCCCCACCCGCTGGTGCGAATCGTGGTCGCCGAGCAGCTCTATCGCGCCTGGTCGCTGCTCAATAACCACCCCTACCATCGCTTGTGA
- the rsfS gene encoding ribosome silencing factor: MQSKELAQLAVDALEDLKGNDIKVLNVIGKTSVTDTLIVASGSSSRQLQSLAESVVEKSKAAAVVPLGVEGEPSSGWILVDLGDVVVHVMLPETRAFYNLEKLWGDEAPAAAV; encoded by the coding sequence ATGCAGAGTAAAGAGTTAGCCCAGTTAGCCGTTGATGCGCTAGAGGATCTGAAAGGGAACGACATTAAGGTGCTAAATGTGATCGGTAAGACCTCGGTGACCGACACCCTCATTGTCGCCTCCGGCAGTTCGAGCCGCCAACTACAATCCCTCGCCGAGAGTGTGGTCGAAAAGAGCAAGGCGGCGGCTGTAGTGCCGTTAGGTGTCGAGGGGGAGCCGTCGAGTGGCTGGATTTTGGTCGATTTAGGCGATGTGGTCGTCCATGTGATGCTACCTGAGACGCGCGCTTTTTATAATTTGGAGAAGTTATGGGGTGATGAGGCACCCGCTGCGGCGGTATGA
- a CDS encoding nicotinate-nucleotide adenylyltransferase, with protein sequence MVGEVIEGRIALFGGTFNPIHYGHLRVAEEVAEQLRLERVEFLPAALPPLRDRPEVAPSLRLKMVELALQQNRRFRLNPIEQQRCGTSYTVDTLLEWQRQREGQPMPFWLMGADAFVKLHCWSRWRQLLTLCRLVVMTRPGYPLRDETLAEPLQPLWQRRVGVAELDSATAALAEVVEVAVTPLEISASAIRQQLARGGSIRYLTPDSVIQLIEQHGCYAAKEIEQIEEYAE encoded by the coding sequence GTGGTGGGCGAGGTGATAGAGGGTCGGATCGCTCTGTTCGGGGGGACTTTCAATCCGATCCACTACGGTCACCTGCGCGTCGCAGAGGAGGTGGCGGAGCAGCTACGGCTTGAGCGAGTCGAATTTCTGCCCGCCGCGCTGCCCCCGCTGCGTGATCGACCAGAGGTAGCCCCCTCGCTGCGACTAAAAATGGTTGAGCTGGCGCTGCAACAGAATCGCCGTTTTCGGCTCAATCCGATCGAACAGCAGCGCTGCGGCACTTCCTACACCGTCGATACCCTGTTAGAGTGGCAGCGTCAGCGAGAGGGGCAGCCGATGCCTTTTTGGCTGATGGGGGCGGATGCCTTTGTCAAACTGCACTGCTGGTCACGCTGGCGGCAGCTACTGACTCTCTGTCGGTTGGTGGTGATGACCCGCCCCGGCTACCCTTTGCGAGATGAGACACTTGCCGAACCGCTACAGCCGCTATGGCAGCGGCGAGTGGGGGTGGCCGAGCTCGATAGCGCCACTGCGGCGCTGGCTGAGGTGGTTGAGGTAGCAGTGACTCCGTTGGAGATTAGCGCTAGCGCTATTCGACAGCAGCTAGCGCGGGGGGGGTCGATACGCTATTTAACCCCCGATAGTGTGATTCAATTGATAGAACAACATGGCTGTTATGCGGCCAAAGAGATAGAGCAGATAGAAGAGTATGCAGAGTAA
- a CDS encoding glutamate-5-semialdehyde dehydrogenase, which translates to MQRLGEAAKAAARVLATATTGQKNSALLAIATDLEQSQSQLLQENRRDLEAGRAKGLDEALLDRLALNPERVSAMAEGLRQIAALPDPVGAISEMSRRPSGIQVGKMRVPLGVIGIIYESRPNVTADAAALCLKSGNATILRGGSEAHYSNNAIAASISRGLQQAALPAATVQVVPTTSREAVGELIRMQSLVDVIVPRGGKGLIERISAEAKVPVIKHLNGICHVYIDSDADLDKGIAIAYNAKTHRYGVCNAMETLLIAASVAERILPELVRQYRAKGVELRGCPLTKEIVADMVSARDEDWDTEYLAPILSIRTVAGIDEAIAHIQRHSSGHTEAIVTENLTTARRFLTEVDSSSVMVNASTRFADGFEYGLGAEIGISTDKIHARGPVGLEGLTSQKYIVIGDGHIRQ; encoded by the coding sequence ATGCAGCGGTTAGGTGAGGCGGCTAAAGCGGCGGCTAGAGTATTAGCCACCGCAACCACAGGGCAGAAAAATAGTGCTCTGTTGGCGATAGCAACCGATCTAGAACAGAGTCAGAGTCAGCTATTGCAGGAGAATCGGCGTGATCTTGAGGCGGGCAGGGCTAAGGGGTTAGATGAGGCGCTACTCGATAGATTAGCGCTCAATCCGGAACGGGTCAGCGCGATGGCAGAGGGGTTGCGCCAGATTGCAGCTCTGCCCGATCCGGTCGGGGCGATTAGCGAGATGAGTCGGCGCCCCTCGGGGATACAGGTCGGTAAGATGCGGGTGCCGCTCGGGGTGATTGGGATTATCTATGAGTCGCGCCCTAATGTGACCGCTGACGCGGCGGCGCTCTGCCTAAAATCGGGCAATGCGACGATTTTGCGCGGTGGTTCGGAGGCGCACTATTCGAATAACGCGATTGCCGCCTCGATTAGTCGCGGGCTACAGCAGGCGGCTCTGCCGGCAGCGACGGTACAGGTGGTGCCGACCACCAGTCGTGAGGCGGTAGGCGAGCTAATTCGGATGCAGTCGCTAGTCGATGTGATTGTCCCACGCGGGGGGAAGGGGTTAATCGAACGCATTAGTGCCGAGGCGAAGGTACCGGTTATTAAGCACCTTAATGGTATCTGCCATGTCTATATCGATAGCGATGCCGATCTCGATAAGGGGATCGCGATCGCCTATAACGCCAAAACCCACCGTTATGGGGTCTGCAACGCAATGGAGACGCTGCTTATTGCCGCTTCGGTGGCCGAGCGAATTTTACCGGAGCTTGTGCGGCAGTACCGCGCGAAAGGGGTGGAGCTGAGGGGCTGTCCTCTGACTAAAGAGATCGTTGCCGATATGGTATCGGCTAGGGATGAGGATTGGGATACGGAATATCTGGCACCGATTTTGTCGATTCGTACTGTGGCCGGTATCGATGAGGCGATCGCCCATATTCAGCGCCACAGTTCGGGCCATACCGAAGCGATTGTGACCGAAAATTTGACGACCGCACGCCGTTTTCTGACTGAGGTCGATTCGAGTTCGGTCATGGTGAACGCCTCTACCCGCTTTGCCGATGGCTTTGAGTACGGTTTGGGGGCTGAGATCGGTATTAGTACCGATAAAATTCACGCCCGTGGCCCCGTCGGGCTGGAGGGGCTGACCTCGCAAAAATATATCGTCATCGGTGACGGCCATATTCGGCAGTAG